A DNA window from Maribellus comscasis contains the following coding sequences:
- a CDS encoding hybrid sensor histidine kinase/response regulator: protein MNKTNAKKSKQPVILIVDDVPRNIQVLGALLNKLDFELAVAMNGQQALDTVSKIKPDLILLDVMMPVMDGHEVCRRLKKNEETKDIPIIFITAKSESEDIITGFELGAVDYITKPFIGSELIARVKTHLALKTTKETLQEEVVTKNKFFSIISHDLRGSFGIILSFVQLIQENREYLSPDELNELLDDIGKTSKNTLNLLENLLEWARSQTGRINYNPEELKVHDLSSNIIQSLQEIASNKEIQLTSDVNMDYEAFADKNMVLLVIRNLVSNAIKFTPKKGNIKINCSEDDNFIKVAVTDSGIGIENDKIENLFKIDMKVSTLGTENEQGNGLGLVLCKEFVEHNGGEIGIDSKLNKGTTVWFTLPKTC, encoded by the coding sequence ATGAATAAAACCAATGCGAAAAAAAGTAAACAACCTGTAATTCTGATCGTCGACGATGTTCCGAGAAACATACAGGTACTCGGTGCTCTTTTAAACAAACTTGATTTTGAACTTGCTGTTGCGATGAACGGACAACAGGCTCTTGATACAGTATCAAAAATTAAACCCGACCTCATTTTACTTGATGTAATGATGCCGGTTATGGATGGGCACGAAGTATGCCGCCGACTCAAAAAAAATGAAGAGACCAAAGATATTCCCATTATTTTTATTACAGCCAAATCGGAATCGGAAGACATAATTACTGGTTTTGAATTAGGCGCTGTTGACTATATTACAAAACCATTTATTGGGAGTGAACTTATAGCCAGGGTAAAAACACATTTGGCATTAAAAACAACAAAAGAAACCCTGCAGGAAGAAGTCGTCACAAAAAACAAATTCTTTTCAATAATCTCCCATGACCTCAGGGGCTCCTTTGGTATCATACTCAGTTTTGTTCAACTTATACAGGAAAACAGGGAATATCTTTCCCCGGATGAATTAAATGAATTACTCGACGACATTGGAAAGACATCAAAAAATACACTGAATTTGCTCGAAAACCTTTTGGAGTGGGCACGTTCACAAACCGGTCGTATCAATTATAATCCTGAAGAACTTAAAGTGCATGATCTTTCTTCCAACATCATTCAATCTCTTCAGGAAATTGCATCAAATAAAGAAATTCAGCTGACTTCAGATGTAAATATGGATTACGAAGCTTTTGCAGATAAAAACATGGTTTTACTGGTTATCCGTAATCTGGTTTCCAATGCCATAAAGTTTACACCTAAAAAAGGGAATATTAAAATTAATTGTTCTGAAGATGATAATTTTATAAAAGTTGCGGTAACCGATTCCGGAATAGGCATCGAAAACGATAAAATAGAAAATCTATTTAAAATCGACATGAAAGTCTCAACACTGGGTACCGAAAATGAGCAGGGAAACGGTCTTGGCCTTGTACTTTGCAAAGAATTTGTAGAACACAATGGCGGAGAAATTGGTATAGACAGCAAATTAAATAAGGGCACTACCGTTTGGTTTACTTTGCCTAAAACCTGTTAG
- the recO gene encoding DNA repair protein RecO, with protein MLASTEGIVLRLIKYGESSVIATIFTREFGRQSFIINSVRKKKSKTKAGFLQPLFLVDLVTYQKQSREVQRTKEIKNTPVYQNIPFDIVKSTQAVFLAEMLYKTINEEESYPEMFDFIKNALLLFDFMEKNLANFHLYFLYRLTEYLGFFPDTTRQAFENWFDLKKGTVVPYEPSHPLFMNKEVTAYFCTLSTLKFHEIAELKIPRRIRETLLEKLIEYYNLHFEHLGEIKSLKVLQEVFE; from the coding sequence ATGCTGGCCTCGACAGAAGGTATTGTTTTACGCTTGATTAAGTATGGCGAAAGTAGTGTTATCGCTACTATTTTTACACGGGAGTTTGGCCGGCAAAGTTTTATTATAAATTCGGTCAGAAAAAAGAAATCAAAAACAAAAGCCGGATTTTTACAGCCGCTTTTTCTTGTCGATTTGGTAACTTATCAGAAACAAAGCAGGGAAGTTCAGCGAACAAAAGAAATTAAAAATACACCGGTTTATCAAAATATTCCTTTTGATATAGTAAAATCAACACAAGCGGTTTTTTTAGCTGAAATGCTTTACAAAACCATTAATGAAGAAGAAAGTTATCCGGAAATGTTCGATTTTATAAAAAATGCCTTGCTGCTTTTTGATTTTATGGAAAAGAACCTGGCTAATTTTCATTTGTATTTTTTGTATCGTTTAACTGAATACCTTGGATTTTTTCCCGACACTACCCGGCAGGCTTTTGAAAATTGGTTTGATTTAAAAAAAGGTACTGTTGTTCCTTATGAACCTTCTCATCCCTTGTTTATGAACAAGGAAGTTACAGCGTATTTCTGTACCTTGTCAACCTTAAAGTTTCACGAAATTGCTGAACTTAAAATTCCGCGTAGAATCCGGGAAACTCTCCTGGAAAAGTTAATTGAGTACTATAATTTGCATTTTGAACATCTGGGAGAAATAAAATCATTAAAAGTTTTACAGGAGGTTTTTGAATGA
- a CDS encoding YfhO family protein: MKKKEYLLFVLVVIAAFWQIFFLQNGMKWDFVDAFLPSRYFFSESVLNNQFPLWNPYLLYGIPVFADLVSVFNPEFWIVGNLFAYSNITLQYIFLTYILIAGISFNYFLKQFSVDQKLSLALSVAYMLSGLSIGNAQHIAFVYSYAIVPFVMASYFSFLHSLSRHNFVRLSISLFLIIFGGYPGFTIILGYFLLSIFLFFLVQNWPDKNYLKKLFGYHLLLIITVVLFSLVLIVAYFQGLPFLSRYGGLPLHLAQKHSFTFQSLISLILPMATGADIGYFQTDQSMSNAYFGIISLVLFLFALIKKIRRKESYIVLGFGIFALLVSFGEQFFLREFLYRYFPLMDMFQYPSIFRGFAIFGFLAFAGINLKNFEFRKVERTLLSAISAGVILLIIVLVFRAFTQVEDLAYFQSGIGFTEKLFAATRFDNIILQGTIQFAILIVFLLLLWKVKDIRMFSTAVVFLFVFDGIISTQLNIHYTVTGKTNPVEFYHYLKSSPKGFPVPELKPIGENSDKRAQNDFLWMNNNVFPKKVTFDGLVSFKLDGYAFLSDTYPALLKAIKKEPLVYLSGDVRPNSKVQNFTSKTVFLSQTDYSKLQGRNIRPDDDSHLKIRAFSPKEIEVKTQTSSPQLLIYQQNYFNGWQVFIDGKQQDLLKSNYAHLAVFVPSGEHTVVFKFENRLIKYAFVFSYLVFFVLIGCLVNYVIIKRPERRKNIVFILLSGVAIFIAGSLLNRHFYKKNAKGLSPVIVEKTEQWRHDYADDIKVLLSTQNSELIEIVPADTVFFVDEKTNIARFSRFLENSESRFFVFAWQGSIIDNNLKELLYSFYPEIVEQSIGNNSGIILAEKRKTEFGYTFYQNFEKQGDDNWTKDRNRIKRDSVSGNHSYSFSISEEWGQVIEKSVEGRLLDLKEIVVVSDILFESELSKTLVVISAERGGKAYLYEVLDVSEFVDEAGQWRRIAFSVDMGSGLKEGDSIKIYFWNIEKVLFQIDNLKMKYVFNHPD; the protein is encoded by the coding sequence ATGAAAAAAAAAGAATACCTGCTTTTTGTTCTGGTTGTAATTGCTGCATTTTGGCAGATTTTTTTCCTTCAAAATGGAATGAAGTGGGACTTTGTGGATGCCTTTTTACCATCGCGTTATTTTTTTTCTGAGTCGGTTTTAAATAATCAGTTTCCGTTGTGGAATCCATATTTGTTATACGGTATACCTGTTTTTGCTGACCTGGTTTCTGTTTTTAACCCCGAGTTTTGGATTGTCGGCAATTTGTTTGCTTATTCGAATATTACGTTACAATATATTTTTCTGACCTACATTCTTATCGCCGGTATTTCATTCAATTATTTCTTGAAACAGTTTAGTGTTGATCAAAAATTGTCGTTGGCATTATCAGTCGCATACATGCTTTCAGGATTGAGCATCGGAAATGCACAACATATTGCCTTTGTATACAGCTATGCGATAGTTCCGTTTGTAATGGCTTCTTACTTTTCTTTTCTTCACAGCTTGAGCAGGCATAACTTTGTTCGTTTGTCCATCTCTTTGTTTCTGATAATTTTTGGCGGCTATCCCGGGTTTACAATTATTCTTGGTTATTTTTTGTTGAGCATTTTCCTGTTTTTTCTTGTTCAAAATTGGCCGGACAAAAACTATCTTAAAAAGTTGTTTGGATATCATTTGTTGTTGATTATTACTGTTGTTCTTTTCAGTTTGGTTTTGATTGTTGCCTATTTCCAGGGTTTACCGTTCTTAAGTCGTTATGGCGGGCTGCCGCTTCATTTGGCGCAAAAACATTCGTTTACTTTTCAATCGCTCATTTCTCTCATTTTGCCAATGGCAACCGGCGCTGACATTGGTTATTTCCAAACAGATCAATCCATGTCAAACGCCTATTTTGGTATCATTAGCCTGGTTTTGTTTTTGTTCGCTTTAATCAAAAAAATACGCCGGAAAGAATCATACATCGTTCTGGGTTTTGGAATTTTTGCTTTGCTTGTTTCTTTTGGCGAACAGTTTTTTTTACGCGAATTTTTGTATCGCTATTTTCCTTTGATGGATATGTTTCAATATCCTTCAATTTTCAGAGGGTTTGCCATCTTTGGATTTTTGGCTTTTGCAGGGATTAATTTGAAAAATTTTGAATTCAGAAAAGTCGAGCGAACCTTGTTGTCTGCAATCTCTGCAGGAGTTATTTTGTTGATTATCGTATTGGTTTTTCGTGCGTTCACTCAAGTAGAAGACCTTGCGTATTTTCAATCGGGTATTGGCTTTACAGAGAAACTTTTTGCAGCCACACGTTTCGATAATATTATTTTACAGGGAACGATTCAATTCGCGATTTTGATCGTTTTTTTACTGTTGCTTTGGAAAGTGAAGGATATTCGTATGTTTTCAACAGCGGTGGTATTTCTTTTTGTTTTTGATGGAATTATTTCCACACAACTAAATATTCATTACACGGTAACAGGCAAAACAAATCCGGTGGAATTTTATCATTATTTGAAATCCTCACCAAAAGGATTTCCTGTTCCGGAGTTAAAACCGATCGGAGAAAATTCAGATAAGCGCGCGCAAAATGATTTTTTATGGATGAACAACAATGTTTTTCCAAAGAAAGTAACTTTTGATGGGTTGGTCTCTTTCAAACTCGATGGTTATGCTTTTCTTTCCGATACCTACCCCGCGTTGCTGAAGGCCATTAAAAAAGAGCCGCTTGTGTATTTATCGGGAGATGTTCGGCCAAATTCAAAGGTTCAAAACTTTACTTCAAAAACCGTTTTTCTTTCACAAACAGACTACTCAAAACTACAAGGGAGAAATATCAGGCCGGACGATGATTCTCATTTAAAAATACGTGCTTTTTCTCCAAAAGAAATCGAAGTGAAAACACAAACTTCATCTCCGCAGTTATTGATTTATCAGCAAAATTATTTTAACGGATGGCAAGTATTTATTGATGGAAAGCAGCAGGATTTATTAAAAAGTAATTATGCCCACTTAGCGGTTTTTGTCCCTTCAGGAGAACATACTGTTGTTTTTAAATTTGAGAACAGACTCATCAAATATGCCTTTGTTTTTAGCTATCTGGTTTTTTTTGTCTTAATTGGCTGCCTGGTTAATTATGTTATAATTAAGCGGCCAGAAAGAAGGAAAAATATAGTTTTCATATTGTTGTCGGGAGTAGCAATTTTTATTGCAGGTAGTTTGCTGAATCGACATTTCTACAAAAAAAATGCAAAGGGGCTTTCTCCGGTTATTGTTGAGAAAACGGAACAATGGCGGCATGATTATGCAGATGATATAAAAGTTCTTTTAAGTACGCAAAATTCAGAATTAATCGAAATTGTTCCAGCCGATACAGTTTTTTTTGTGGATGAGAAAACCAATATTGCCCGTTTTAGCCGCTTTTTGGAAAATTCAGAAAGCAGGTTTTTTGTTTTTGCCTGGCAAGGCAGCATTATTGATAATAACTTAAAGGAACTTTTATATTCATTTTATCCTGAAATTGTGGAGCAAAGTATTGGAAATAACTCGGGGATTATATTGGCTGAAAAGAGAAAAACAGAATTTGGCTATACATTTTATCAAAATTTTGAAAAACAAGGAGATGACAACTGGACAAAAGACAGGAACAGGATAAAAAGGGATTCAGTTTCAGGTAACCATTCTTATTCTTTTAGTATTTCAGAAGAATGGGGGCAGGTGATTGAAAAATCTGTGGAAGGTCGATTGTTAGACCTGAAAGAAATAGTTGTTGTTTCAGATATTTTGTTTGAATCGGAATTAAGTAAAACATTAGTTGTTATTTCTGCCGAACGCGGAGGGAAAGCATATTTGTATGAAGTTTTAGATGTTTCTGAATTTGTGGATGAGGCAGGTCAGTGGCGGAGAATAGCATTTTCGGTCGATATGGGTTCAGGATTAAAGGAGGGAGACAGCATTAAAATCTATTTTTGGAATATTGAAAAAGTCCTCTTTCAAATTGATAATCTGAAAATGAAATATGTTTTCAACCATCCGGACTAA
- the amrB gene encoding AmmeMemoRadiSam system protein B, whose protein sequence is MKNRLQKYKNREAAVAGRFYPGTKQKLRSELEHLFPAAKKRKDTPYQLQALVSPHAGYIFSGEVAASAFNQIPENSSYKRVFIIASSHRYHFNGGAVYNAGNYETPLGEIDVDIRLANQLIRSSKVIVEKNEAHELEHSLEVQLPLLQYKLGNKFMLIPIIIGTHDPDVCKHLASALEPFFNQENLFVFSTDFSHYPAYADANKIDFLTAQAICGNNPKELLTILDKHKTQNITNLSTPLCSWPSVLTLLYLTESQNFLYEKIEYKNSGDAEIYGDKNQVVGYWALACYKKNEELYITDEEKSELLEKARTAINHFIKTGEKAKTVPSGSTGILNEIAGAFVSIYINNELRGCIGGFARTKTLNEMVQSMAVSAACDIRFENLQEKELNNMQLEISVLTPLKKIKSIDEIELGKHGIYIKKGLNTGTFLPQVAKKTDWDLEKFLGHCSRDKAGLGWEGWKTAELFTYEAAIFKG, encoded by the coding sequence ATGAAAAACCGGCTACAAAAATACAAAAACAGAGAGGCTGCTGTTGCCGGAAGGTTTTATCCCGGCACAAAACAAAAACTTCGCTCAGAACTTGAACATCTGTTTCCTGCTGCCAAAAAACGAAAAGATACGCCTTATCAACTGCAGGCTTTAGTCTCACCCCATGCCGGATATATTTTTAGTGGTGAAGTTGCCGCATCGGCATTTAACCAAATTCCCGAAAACAGCTCATATAAAAGGGTTTTTATAATTGCTTCAAGTCACCGGTATCATTTTAACGGAGGAGCTGTATACAACGCCGGTAATTACGAAACGCCGCTGGGCGAAATTGATGTAGATATCAGACTTGCGAATCAACTCATTCGTTCTTCAAAGGTAATTGTAGAAAAAAACGAAGCACATGAGCTGGAACACAGTCTTGAAGTTCAGTTGCCACTACTTCAATACAAACTGGGTAATAAATTTATGCTTATTCCCATTATTATCGGAACACACGATCCGGACGTTTGCAAACATCTGGCAAGCGCGTTAGAACCCTTTTTTAATCAGGAGAACCTGTTTGTTTTCAGCACCGACTTTTCACATTATCCGGCATACGCTGATGCCAACAAAATTGATTTTCTTACTGCGCAAGCCATTTGCGGCAACAATCCAAAAGAATTACTAACTATTTTAGACAAACATAAAACCCAAAATATAACCAATCTTTCTACTCCGCTTTGTAGCTGGCCTTCGGTTCTTACCTTGCTCTACCTGACAGAAAGCCAAAATTTTCTTTATGAAAAAATTGAATATAAAAACTCAGGTGATGCAGAAATATATGGCGACAAAAACCAGGTAGTAGGATATTGGGCATTGGCCTGCTATAAAAAAAACGAGGAGCTTTATATTACCGACGAGGAAAAATCAGAACTTCTTGAGAAAGCACGGACTGCTATAAACCATTTTATTAAAACCGGAGAAAAGGCAAAAACTGTCCCATCGGGTTCCACGGGGATTTTAAATGAAATTGCAGGCGCTTTTGTGAGTATTTACATAAACAATGAATTAAGAGGATGTATCGGTGGCTTTGCCCGAACAAAAACATTAAACGAAATGGTGCAATCTATGGCAGTTTCTGCGGCATGCGACATCCGTTTTGAAAATTTACAGGAAAAAGAACTAAACAATATGCAACTGGAAATCTCAGTTCTTACTCCTCTCAAAAAAATAAAGTCTATTGATGAAATAGAATTGGGAAAGCACGGCATTTATATTAAAAAGGGGCTAAACACGGGCACATTTTTGCCACAGGTAGCAAAAAAAACCGACTGGGATTTGGAAAAGTTTCTTGGACATTGTTCACGCGACAAAGCAGGCCTTGGCTGGGAAGGATGGAAAACAGCCGAATTATTTACCTACGAAGCCGCTATTTTCAAAGGATAA
- a CDS encoding two-component regulator propeller domain-containing protein produces MNRIFLLIVSLVFVFQTQAQRSGGSWQDYLSYANAKKIAVAGEKVYCLSEGGLIYYDLQDNSINRIADVAELSDFGINTISYSEENEILLIVYDNCNIDLLEGTTVRNISDLERKQITGEKAVNNISFIGDEALLACSFGIVVLNLDRKEVKDTYIIGEGGTHLNINDVEILNDSIYAATDNGILKAYKEDNLLDYTSWVYLENIPQSTGKFNFLEMHAGKLIANYTPEEWYADEMYAFDGESWTPYQTGIKYIYDIQENNNYLTIASRENVFIVDSNNNIVKRINNYQISDQQISAIQPRSVGMTSDGNIWIADYENSLVKVAGESFEAVQINGPMDNNVFSLLHTGTNLWIMPGAQIGWIEPHFQKFGNDQWSYFSNANHSELDGFFNIISVAVDPSDENHFFIGSWGGGLLEYKNDEFVERYTNRNSPLESALPQQPDEPYVRVDGIAFDSDGNLWISNSEVSNNLHKLSADGSWESFELPEAANDYNLGEVIVTENNDKWIVVRGHDLYVVNSSGTEKIYLPVTAYFNNGDYEEFNRMNDVYSIAEDDEGDIWVGTTKGVAVFSNASRIWDSETFYATQPSLDLNDGLFNPLLETETVTAIAIDGANRKWLGTSGSGVYLVSETGEEEILHFTEDNSPLLSNNITAIAINPNTGEVFFGTDEGLISYQGDATGGNDVYKNVYVYPNPVRETYNGQITITGLIANTDVKITDITGNLVYQTESLGGQAVWDGTNLNGHRVKTGIYLVLCNDETGEQTHITKLLFIN; encoded by the coding sequence ATGAATAGAATATTTTTACTTATTGTTTCGCTTGTTTTTGTTTTTCAAACACAGGCACAAAGATCCGGTGGAAGCTGGCAGGATTATCTTTCGTATGCGAATGCCAAAAAAATTGCAGTTGCCGGTGAAAAAGTTTATTGTCTTTCGGAGGGTGGTTTGATTTATTACGACTTACAGGATAATAGTATAAATAGGATTGCTGACGTCGCAGAACTCTCCGATTTTGGTATCAATACCATTTCATATAGCGAAGAAAACGAAATTCTTCTTATTGTTTATGATAATTGTAATATCGACTTGCTTGAGGGAACAACGGTTAGAAACATATCGGATCTGGAGCGAAAGCAAATAACCGGTGAAAAAGCAGTTAATAATATTTCCTTTATTGGTGACGAGGCTCTTTTGGCGTGTAGTTTCGGAATTGTGGTTTTGAATCTTGACAGGAAAGAAGTGAAGGATACCTATATTATTGGAGAAGGTGGAACCCATTTGAATATAAATGACGTTGAAATTTTGAATGATTCAATTTATGCGGCGACCGATAACGGAATACTAAAAGCTTACAAAGAAGATAATTTACTGGATTATACCAGCTGGGTCTATCTTGAAAATATTCCTCAGTCAACAGGGAAGTTTAATTTTTTGGAAATGCATGCAGGTAAACTTATCGCAAATTATACTCCAGAAGAATGGTATGCTGATGAGATGTATGCTTTTGATGGTGAAAGCTGGACTCCGTATCAGACGGGTATCAAATATATATATGATATTCAGGAAAATAATAATTACCTGACCATTGCAAGCAGGGAAAATGTTTTTATCGTTGATAGCAATAATAATATTGTTAAAAGGATAAATAATTATCAGATTAGTGACCAGCAGATTTCTGCTATTCAGCCCAGAAGTGTTGGAATGACATCGGATGGAAACATTTGGATAGCCGACTATGAAAATTCACTGGTAAAAGTTGCCGGTGAAAGTTTTGAAGCAGTTCAAATAAACGGCCCGATGGATAATAATGTTTTCTCTTTGCTTCATACCGGAACAAACCTGTGGATTATGCCTGGTGCACAGATTGGTTGGATTGAACCCCATTTTCAAAAGTTTGGGAATGACCAGTGGAGTTATTTTTCGAATGCAAATCATTCTGAGTTGGATGGTTTTTTTAACATTATTTCGGTTGCTGTCGATCCTTCAGATGAAAATCATTTTTTTATTGGCAGCTGGGGTGGCGGACTTTTGGAATACAAAAACGACGAATTCGTTGAACGTTACACCAATCGTAACAGTCCGTTGGAAAGCGCATTACCCCAGCAGCCCGATGAACCGTATGTAAGAGTTGATGGAATAGCGTTTGACTCAGACGGAAATTTATGGATTTCGAACTCAGAGGTAAGCAATAATTTACATAAACTTTCTGCCGATGGCAGCTGGGAGTCGTTTGAATTGCCCGAAGCAGCTAATGATTATAATCTTGGCGAAGTAATTGTTACTGAAAATAATGATAAATGGATTGTTGTAAGAGGACATGACCTTTACGTAGTTAACAGCAGCGGGACTGAAAAAATATACCTTCCTGTTACGGCTTACTTTAACAACGGCGATTATGAAGAGTTTAACCGGATGAACGACGTTTATTCCATTGCAGAAGATGATGAAGGCGACATCTGGGTGGGAACAACAAAAGGCGTAGCTGTTTTTTCCAACGCTTCCAGAATTTGGGACTCCGAAACATTTTATGCAACTCAACCTAGTCTGGATTTAAATGACGGATTATTTAATCCGCTTTTGGAAACTGAAACGGTGACTGCAATTGCGATAGATGGCGCTAACAGAAAGTGGCTTGGAACATCCGGTTCAGGTGTTTACCTGGTTTCTGAAACAGGAGAGGAAGAAATATTACATTTTACAGAAGATAACAGCCCGTTACTTTCAAACAATATTACAGCAATTGCAATCAATCCAAATACCGGGGAAGTTTTTTTTGGTACAGATGAAGGATTAATTTCCTATCAGGGCGATGCAACCGGAGGGAATGACGTGTATAAAAATGTATATGTATATCCAAATCCGGTTCGCGAAACCTATAACGGACAAATTACAATTACCGGTTTGATAGCAAATACTGATGTTAAAATAACTGATATCACCGGAAACCTGGTTTATCAAACAGAATCGTTGGGCGGGCAGGCTGTGTGGGATGGAACAAATTTAAACGGGCACCGGGTGAAAACCGGTATTTATCTTGTACTATGTAATGACGAAACGGGGGAGCAAACGCACATCACAAAGCTTTTATTCATTAATTAA
- a CDS encoding non-canonical purine NTP diphosphatase, with amino-acid sequence MELVFATNNKHKLEELQAILGDRFKLLSLKDIGCDEEIPEEQPTLEGNARQKAMYVFEKYGYSCFADDTGLEIEALGGEPGVYSARYAGEDKNANANMDKVLDKMTKIKRRNARFRTVISLITEGEEKQFEGVVEGTILTKKRGDSGFGYDPIFQPDGYKRTFAEMKLEDKNKISHRGRAVEKLVNYLQSQ; translated from the coding sequence ATGGAACTCGTATTTGCTACAAATAACAAACACAAACTGGAAGAATTGCAGGCCATTTTAGGCGATCGCTTTAAATTATTGAGTTTAAAAGACATTGGTTGTGATGAAGAAATTCCTGAAGAACAACCAACATTGGAAGGAAACGCCCGGCAAAAGGCAATGTATGTTTTTGAAAAATATGGTTATTCCTGTTTTGCTGATGATACAGGGCTTGAAATAGAAGCGCTGGGAGGTGAACCGGGAGTATATTCTGCCCGTTATGCCGGCGAGGATAAAAATGCCAATGCGAACATGGACAAAGTATTGGATAAAATGACCAAAATAAAACGACGGAATGCCCGTTTTAGGACTGTAATCTCGTTGATAACAGAGGGTGAAGAAAAACAATTTGAAGGCGTTGTTGAAGGTACAATCTTAACAAAAAAAAGAGGAGATTCGGGATTTGGTTACGATCCGATTTTTCAACCCGACGGATATAAAAGAACATTTGCGGAAATGAAACTTGAAGACAAAAACAAAATCAGTCACCGCGGCAGGGCAGTAGAAAAATTGGTTAACTATCTTCAATCGCAGTAA